One Pirellulales bacterium genomic window, TCGTGAGAAAGCAGGCCGGGGAGCAGATGATGCGAATACTGCCAGGTGGCCTCGGCGACGATCAGCGGCGCCGTGCGATCGATGCCGGCGAAAACCTGCATGCCTTCTTTCTGCGAGCCGATGAAACCATGCTCCTCGCCGGGCTTGAAAGGATGGGCCCGCACGAGTTCATAGCCGGCATCGTTGACGGCTTGGTGCAGCGTGTCTTCCATTTCGGCTTGTGCGGCCCAGCAGCGCCGGTTGGCTGCCAGCCGCAAGTCGCCATTGGCCACGAGCAACACCTGTTGCGGTTGCACTTTCGCCGGCCGGATAATTTCCGGAAAAACATAATCGACAGCCATGGATACCATTCTCCGCTGCACGCTGTTCGAGAAACCACGAGGAAGCGGCTATCTTAATTCGACAAGCCGATCCATGAAAGCGGGTAGGCATTGATGGTCGTTGGAAGCCGTCCCGGGGAAATGGCCGCCACCCACTGGATGCCACTGCTGGCTTGTCCAGCCGATCCGAGTCGTCCTCCGTCGTTCGTGCTTCGTCATTCATTAAAATTCGTTTTCGACATTCGTCATTCAACCACGCAGTTGGCGTTGCGGGCTCCGCACCGGGCTCTATGATGATTGGCATTCGATCGCGTCGAAACAAATTGCGAGCGCCGCACGTTTGGTTCGGCTCCGCGAATCCCACCGGCAATCCGCAAGGTTCTGACGATGTCTGGCACCGTTTGGCTGGCGATTGTCGTGCTGCTATTGGTGCTCATTGGCCTGCCGATTCTGTTTACCATTCGCGTCATGCGGCGGTGGCGGCTGACGTTTTGCCAGACGATTTTGCTCCACGGATTGAATACATTTTTGAACCGCATCCTGTGGCGGACCAAGGTGAATCGGCCGCTGCCGATCGCCGACGGCCAAGGGGCGATCATCATCGCCAATCACAGGAGCAGTTTCGATCCGATGTTCATCGCCATGACGACCGGCCGGCTCCTGCATTGGATGGTGGCCCGCGAGTACTGCGTCGATTGGCGGCTCGGCTGGTTCTTTCGCCTATTCGGGCAGATTCCGGCCGGCCGCGGCGGCGTCGATTCGGCGGCAATCAAGCACGCGATCCGGCTGGCATCGGCAGGAGAATTGGTCGGCATGCTGCCGGAAGGGCGAATCAACGAGACCGGCGCATTCCTGTTGCCCGGCCGGCCGGGATCGGTGCTCGTGGCCCTGAAAGCGCGGGTGCCGATCGTGCCCTGCTATATCGAAGGGGCCCCGTACGGCGGCATCTTGGGACCGTTCGTTCGGCCGGCGCATGTTCGTGTAATGGTCGGCGATCCGATCGATCTTTCGGAGTATTACGACCGGCAAAAGGATCCCGAGATGATGGCCGAGCTCACGAAACGGTGTCTTGCGGCGATCGCGAAACTGGCCGGCCGAGACGATTACGTGCCGGAAGTAGCCGGCCGCCGCTGGTCGCCGCATCTGGATGAAATGGCCGAATGAACGGGATTCAGCGGCTAAGAATTCGGCCGAAATATAACTTCTCCGCCGAAATCCTTTCCACCGAAATCGTTTCCACCGAAATCCTTGCAACGCGCGGCGAGACGGCTCAATTGTCGCAGACACACTCCGTGTTCCTGCCGGCGCTCGGCGGTGGGTTGGGCACAGTGCGTGTCAGACGGCACACGGAGCGTGCCTGCTACGTTGTCGAAAAATTATTTCGCGCTCGATAATCGCGGCCACGCTTCCAGCACGGCCTGCATGCCGGCGGCCGGCGCGCCGCAGGTAAAGTTCTCGCAGATGAATGCCGTCGGCAGCACAGAAGCCGTTTTACCGGCGAAGATTGGATCGAGCGGCGATGAATTCTCTCCCGAGGCCGGTTCGGCCGCTGCAGGCCGGCGCATTGCGACGACTTTGTTCGGCACGAAACGATGCCGCAGATCGGCGATGATCGCTTGCGTGTCGGCATCGGCCGGATCGGCGAGGATCACGATTTCCGGTGTCGGGCCGAGGAAGAAGTCGAGGGCCAGCAGCATCTGCGATGCGGCGGTGGGAAACCGCTCCATGAGCCCGGCCGCGGCCCGGAGCGTGCCGACGGCCGATTCGAGATAGTCGGTTCGGGCGGTGAGTTTGCCCAATCGGAGCAGAGCGGTGGCGGCCAGCGAATTGCCGCTTGGCGTGGCACTGTCTTGCCATTCCTTTTGCCGACCCAGCGGCGTCGGCTGATCGACGGAGGTGAAGAAAAACCCACCGCCGGCCGGATCGGCAAAGCGCGACAGAAGCACATCGGCCAACCGCACCGCCTCCGTGATCCAGCGCTGGTCGAACGTCGCTTCGTAGAGCGTTATAAGCGCATCGGCGAGGGCGGCGTAATCGTCGAGAAATGCCGGAATCTTGGCCTGCCCGGCACACCAACTGTGCAACAACCGGCCGTCGTCGCCGCGCATCCGATCGAGAATGAAGTCGGCGGCGGCGGTAGCCGCTGCGAGCCAGCGTGGCTGATCAAGCGCGCCGGCCGCGCGAGCCAAGGCGTCGATCATCAGCCCGTTCCAAGCGACGAGCACCTTGTCGTCGCGTCCCGGGCGCACGCGCTTTTCGCGAGCGGCGAAAAGTTTTTGGCGCGATGCCGCCAGTTCGGCTTCGAGCTGCGCGGGATCTTGGCCGTGCAGGGCGGCGCATTGCTGGATCGTTTTGGGGCGGTTGAGGATGTTGGCCCCTTCGAAATTGCCCGTTTCGCTAACGTCGTAAACATAGCCGAACGACGCCGCCGCTTCGGGCCCCAGCAGGGCCTCGATTTCCCCTGGGGTCCAAACGTAAAACTTTCCCTCTTCTCCTTCGCTATCGGCGTCTTCGGCGCTGTAAAAACCGCCGGCTGGATCGGT contains:
- a CDS encoding lysophospholipid acyltransferase family protein, which gives rise to MSGTVWLAIVVLLLVLIGLPILFTIRVMRRWRLTFCQTILLHGLNTFLNRILWRTKVNRPLPIADGQGAIIIANHRSSFDPMFIAMTTGRLLHWMVAREYCVDWRLGWFFRLFGQIPAGRGGVDSAAIKHAIRLASAGELVGMLPEGRINETGAFLLPGRPGSVLVALKARVPIVPCYIEGAPYGGILGPFVRPAHVRVMVGDPIDLSEYYDRQKDPEMMAELTKRCLAAIAKLAGRDDYVPEVAGRRWSPHLDEMAE
- a CDS encoding thioredoxin domain-containing protein produces the protein MPNHLAGETSPYLLQHRENPVDWWPWGDEALALAARDQKPIFLSVGYSACHWCHVMAHESFEDERIARLLNEHFVCIKVDREERPDLDQIYMNAVQLLSGRGGWPMSVFLTPDLEPFFGGTYWPPTSRMGMPGFDAVLGAVVEAWRDRREQAIAQGAELTAHIEQARIVGADGTASGEISAALLRQAGTSLERQFDPRHGGFGGAPKFPHPLDLQLLLRLGRQPHGKAMHEMVVKSLDMMAAGGIYDQLGGGFHRYSVDDRWLVPHFEKMLYDNALLANCYLEGFLATGRSDYARAVGETLDYVLRDMTDPAGGFYSAEDADSEGEEGKFYVWTPGEIEALLGPEAAASFGYVYDVSETGNFEGANILNRPKTIQQCAALHGQDPAQLEAELAASRQKLFAAREKRVRPGRDDKVLVAWNGLMIDALARAAGALDQPRWLAAATAAADFILDRMRGDDGRLLHSWCAGQAKIPAFLDDYAALADALITLYEATFDQRWITEAVRLADVLLSRFADPAGGGFFFTSVDQPTPLGRQKEWQDSATPSGNSLAATALLRLGKLTARTDYLESAVGTLRAAAGLMERFPTAASQMLLALDFFLGPTPEIVILADPADADTQAIIADLRHRFVPNKVVAMRRPAAAEPASGENSSPLDPIFAGKTASVLPTAFICENFTCGAPAAGMQAVLEAWPRLSSAK